In Paenibacillus sp. FSL M7-0420, a single genomic region encodes these proteins:
- the pulA gene encoding type I pullulanase, producing the protein MSSNYIQAEQEIDTYQGNDLGLTYTAEYSVFKVWAPTAFTVSLVLYATGGNGLTPQTADYKDSGKILSMERAEGGVWTIQVPGNLKGKYYMYRAVFADGSINEAADPYAVAVSANGTRTAIVDLSETDPDGWESDASPVLPHPADAVIYELHVRDFSADQSSGMTYKGKFKAFTETGLRDEAGHLLGIDHLAELGITHVHLLPVFDYQTVDELGKPGEEPASSIFTDYNWGYDPQHYNVPEGSYSSDPANPLTRIREFKELVQALHSRGISVIMDVVYNHTYGFQKGPFQPLVPDYYYRHDQSGRLSNGSGVGNELATERPMVRKYIKDSLSYWAKEYHIDGFRFDLMGLMDSVTMREITEELRLEINPGLLLYGEPWTGGDSPLASKTLKGVQRGKGYAVFNDNFRAAIKGDSDGWGKGFVTGEYGKEGAIASGVSGAIHEFTDAPTETVNYVTAHDNLNLWDKILATQGLRGEAGLPELEGGKLRSGGDLKAALEQANPYVGVDPENVLDHETVRRSLLANGIILTSQGIPFLHAGDELLRSKYGDHNSYRSPDCINAIRWENKSKFIAVFQYYKGLIELRRTHPAFRLHGRQEIERSLEFLRCDGGVVAYRLKDHAGGDTWNNIVVIYNANMEPVTQCLPETSGCWNIVVDHTHAGPEAFRQTENGSVEVAGLSMMVLYDKYGEPEPRSKIVEVHYDRPDGDYRGWNLWVWGTGIQDGQRDFQYMEEDHAVARIEVLPGTSTIGYILRLNDWEEKDGTADRFIDCSGSGEQVIKVTVRERSPEHSTELADPLQRTS; encoded by the coding sequence ATGAGCAGCAATTATATACAAGCAGAACAAGAAATCGATACCTATCAAGGCAATGACCTCGGGTTAACCTACACGGCGGAATACAGTGTATTCAAGGTCTGGGCGCCAACAGCCTTCACAGTGTCGCTCGTATTATATGCAACAGGCGGAAACGGGTTGACCCCGCAGACCGCAGATTACAAGGACAGCGGCAAAATTCTTAGTATGGAGCGCGCTGAGGGCGGAGTATGGACGATCCAGGTTCCCGGTAACCTGAAGGGGAAGTATTATATGTACCGCGCCGTATTTGCTGACGGTTCGATTAATGAAGCGGCCGATCCTTATGCAGTAGCTGTATCGGCCAATGGAACACGGACGGCCATCGTTGATTTGTCCGAGACAGACCCGGACGGCTGGGAGAGCGATGCCTCTCCGGTGCTGCCGCATCCGGCAGATGCTGTAATCTATGAGCTGCATGTCCGTGATTTCTCGGCGGACCAGAGCTCCGGTATGACGTATAAGGGGAAATTCAAGGCCTTCACCGAGACTGGCCTGCGGGATGAGGCGGGTCATCTGCTGGGCATTGATCATCTGGCCGAGCTGGGCATCACGCATGTTCATCTGCTGCCGGTGTTCGATTATCAGACGGTGGATGAGCTGGGCAAGCCAGGGGAAGAACCGGCATCCTCCATCTTCACAGACTATAACTGGGGCTACGACCCCCAGCACTATAATGTGCCGGAAGGCTCTTACAGCTCAGACCCGGCTAACCCGCTAACCCGTATCCGGGAATTCAAGGAGCTGGTTCAGGCGCTGCACAGCCGCGGCATCTCGGTGATTATGGATGTGGTCTACAATCATACCTATGGCTTCCAGAAGGGACCCTTCCAGCCGCTGGTGCCGGACTATTACTACCGGCATGATCAGAGCGGCCGGCTCTCTAACGGCTCGGGCGTCGGCAATGAGCTGGCTACAGAACGGCCGATGGTCCGCAAGTATATCAAGGATTCCCTGTCCTACTGGGCTAAGGAGTACCATATTGACGGGTTCCGCTTCGATCTGATGGGGCTGATGGACAGCGTGACCATGCGCGAGATTACCGAGGAGCTGCGGCTGGAGATTAATCCGGGGCTGCTGCTCTACGGTGAGCCGTGGACAGGCGGCGACTCCCCGCTTGCCTCCAAGACGCTGAAGGGCGTACAGCGCGGCAAAGGCTACGCCGTCTTCAACGACAACTTCCGTGCGGCCATCAAGGGAGACAGCGACGGCTGGGGCAAAGGCTTCGTGACCGGGGAATACGGCAAGGAAGGTGCGATCGCGTCCGGGGTGAGCGGGGCGATTCATGAATTCACCGATGCGCCTACAGAGACTGTGAACTATGTAACCGCACATGATAATCTCAACCTGTGGGACAAAATTCTGGCGACCCAAGGACTTCGCGGGGAAGCCGGGCTGCCGGAGCTTGAGGGCGGCAAGCTGCGGAGCGGCGGGGATCTAAAGGCCGCACTAGAGCAGGCGAATCCGTATGTGGGAGTAGATCCCGAGAATGTGCTGGACCATGAGACGGTACGCCGTTCGTTGCTGGCTAACGGAATCATTCTGACCTCGCAGGGGATTCCGTTCCTCCATGCCGGGGATGAGCTCCTGCGCAGCAAATACGGAGATCATAACAGCTACCGCAGCCCGGACTGTATCAATGCGATCCGCTGGGAGAACAAAAGCAAATTCATTGCAGTATTTCAATATTACAAAGGGCTGATTGAGCTGCGCCGGACACATCCGGCCTTCCGCCTGCACGGGCGCCAGGAGATTGAGCGCAGTCTGGAGTTCCTGCGCTGTGATGGCGGAGTCGTTGCCTATAGACTGAAGGATCACGCCGGCGGAGATACATGGAATAATATCGTGGTGATCTACAATGCCAATATGGAGCCGGTCACCCAGTGTCTCCCGGAGACCTCCGGCTGCTGGAACATCGTAGTCGATCATACCCATGCCGGACCTGAGGCCTTCCGGCAGACGGAGAACGGCAGTGTAGAGGTGGCCGGACTGTCGATGATGGTACTCTATGATAAATACGGGGAGCCTGAGCCGAGATCGAAGATTGTAGAAGTTCATTATGACCGTCCGGACGGCGATTACCGGGGCTGGAATCTCTGGGTGTGGGGTACAGGCATTCAGGATGGACAACGGGACTTCCAGTATATGGAGGAAGATCATGCCGTAGCACGGATTGAAGTGCTGCCGGGGACCTCCACGATAGGCTACATCCTCCGGCTGAACGACTGGGAGGAGAAGGACGGCACTGCTGACCGCTTCATCGACTGCTCGGGCAGCGGGGAGCAGGTTATCAAGGTGACGGTTCGGGAGCGTAGTCCGGAGCATAGCACCGAACTGGCTGATCCGCTGCAGCGGACCAGCTAG
- a CDS encoding sensor domain-containing diguanylate cyclase, whose product MAVFSENTSTRRLIILFTSITVLLVGISVASLLILNHTMNKLSDSLYSDVYQNSELILNADRDLYQAALALQTTVGGALTSAQRSTLSQEFEDNNAQALQRVNTARYNLDAVKSPFNGMKQSELLLDKLRNELDHFGTTLTAWRDNGRELISQRVQKSWNPASYSALTIHTELNEVRESLNQAEDKIDTYASQVMTEFNNLKSSLFAVYSVFLFLLVMVIIYLSRRLISLQNEMQDEQSLYQLIGETMSDFIVLTDPNGLILYASPSHAAALGYVPSKGAPLSNYIREAEISWAKLKSVVQSSPRISELRMRSAEGHWVWLETKVTPIAGSRNFPAQFMLVSREITQRKQYEERLHKLAFYDHLTAIPNRAHFKMYMENLINQPEERRQEIAVALLDCDRFKQLNDTLGHLAGDEFLQLLSRELQQTVKGSGQAFRIGGDEFAVVLHRFTSPQMLDELLNRLLQLFNKSWSVNQGSSFHTSASIGVALYPQHGSSINELLRAADLAMYRSKNHGGNEANLYSEHVDKKYSDQRN is encoded by the coding sequence GTGGCAGTTTTTTCGGAAAACACAAGTACACGCAGACTGATTATATTATTCACGTCCATCACCGTTCTTCTGGTTGGGATCAGTGTGGCCTCCCTGCTGATTCTGAATCATACGATGAACAAATTATCCGACTCCCTATACAGTGACGTCTACCAGAATTCCGAGCTCATTCTGAATGCCGACCGCGATCTCTATCAGGCAGCCCTTGCGCTTCAGACCACAGTCGGCGGGGCGCTGACCAGCGCGCAGCGCAGTACGCTGTCGCAGGAATTCGAGGACAATAATGCCCAGGCGCTGCAGCGGGTCAATACCGCCCGCTACAATCTGGATGCTGTGAAGAGCCCGTTCAATGGAATGAAGCAGAGCGAGCTGCTGCTGGACAAGCTGAGGAACGAGCTGGATCACTTCGGAACCACGCTTACCGCGTGGAGGGATAACGGCCGGGAGCTGATCTCGCAGCGGGTTCAGAAGAGCTGGAATCCCGCCTCTTATTCTGCCCTTACCATACATACCGAGCTGAATGAAGTACGGGAAAGCTTGAATCAGGCAGAGGACAAGATTGACACCTATGCAAGCCAAGTGATGACAGAGTTCAATAATCTCAAAAGCTCCCTGTTCGCCGTCTACTCTGTATTTCTGTTCCTGCTGGTTATGGTCATCATCTATCTCAGCCGCAGACTCATCTCCCTGCAGAACGAAATGCAGGACGAGCAATCGCTCTACCAGCTGATCGGTGAGACGATGTCCGACTTCATTGTGCTGACAGATCCGAACGGTCTGATCCTGTATGCCTCGCCTTCCCATGCAGCTGCACTGGGCTATGTGCCAAGCAAAGGGGCGCCGCTCTCCAACTATATCCGTGAAGCCGAAATCTCCTGGGCCAAGCTCAAGAGCGTGGTGCAGTCTTCACCGAGAATATCCGAGCTGCGCATGCGTTCGGCCGAAGGGCACTGGGTGTGGCTGGAGACCAAGGTTACCCCTATTGCGGGCAGCCGCAATTTCCCGGCACAGTTCATGCTGGTCTCGCGTGAGATTACCCAGCGCAAGCAATATGAGGAGCGCCTGCACAAGCTGGCCTTCTATGATCATCTGACCGCGATTCCCAACCGTGCCCATTTCAAAATGTACATGGAGAACCTGATCAACCAGCCTGAGGAGCGCCGGCAGGAGATCGCCGTGGCGCTGCTGGACTGCGACCGGTTCAAGCAGCTCAATGACACACTCGGCCATCTGGCCGGAGATGAGTTCCTGCAGCTGCTCTCCCGGGAGCTGCAGCAGACCGTGAAGGGCTCCGGCCAGGCCTTCCGGATCGGCGGAGATGAATTCGCGGTGGTGCTGCACCGGTTCACCAGCCCGCAAATGCTGGACGAGCTGCTGAACCGTCTGCTCCAGCTGTTCAACAAATCCTGGTCCGTCAATCAGGGCTCCAGCTTCCACACCTCTGCCAGCATTGGCGTGGCTCTGTACCCGCAGCACGGCAGCAGCATCAACGAGCTACTTCGTGCCGCCGATCTTGCGATGTACCGCTCCAAGAACCATGGTGGCAATGAGGCTAATCTGTACAGCGAGCATGTGGATAAGAAGTACAGCGATCAGCGGAACTAG